In a genomic window of Polyodon spathula isolate WHYD16114869_AA chromosome 21, ASM1765450v1, whole genome shotgun sequence:
- the LOC121296363 gene encoding voltage-dependent calcium channel gamma-4 subunit-like isoform X2 has protein sequence MAWCDRGVQILLTTVGAFAAFSLMTIAIGTDYWLYSRAHICNATNISTDETQPKKAKGDLTHSGLWRVCCIEGINKGSCYRINHFPDDDDYDTDSSEYLLRLSNIIGIIVYISSNAGDPSDKKDQDKKNQYNYGWSFYFGALSFIVAKTIGVLAVNIYIEKNKEVRFQARREFIRTTCSSSSPYSRMPSYRYRRRRSRSSSRSTEPSPSREVSPAGMKMLRSMPMTEISMYTLPRDPLKASTAALCNPEQDFLEVHNCFQTDLKDGGNRRTTPV, from the exons ATGGCGTGGTGTGATCGTGGAGTTCAGATTTTGCTTACCACCGTGGGGGCCTTCGCGGCTTTCAGCCTGATGACCATCGCCATTGGCACGGATTATTGGCTCTACTCAAGGGCGCATATCTGCAATGCTACCAACATCAGCACGGACGAAACTCAACCCAAGAAAGCCAAAGGAGATCTAACGCACTCTGGGCTGTGGAGAGTGTGCTGTATAGAAG GTATTAACAAAGGGAGCTGTTACAGAATCAACCACTTTCCAGATGACGATGACTAtgatacagacagctcagagtATCTCTTAC GCCTCAGTAATATCATTGGAATCATCGTTTACATCTCCAGCAACGCGGGGGACCCCAGTGACAAGAAGGACCAGGACAAGAAAAACCAGTACAACTACGGCTGGTCCTTCTACTTCGGGGCTCTGTCCTTCATCGTGGCCAAAACCATCGGGGTGCTGGCCGTGAACATCTACATCGAGAAGAACAAGGAGGTCCGCTTCCAGGCGCGTCGCGAGTTCATCAGGAccacctgctcctcctcctcgCCCTACTCCCGCATGCCGAGCTACAGATACCGCCGGAGACGCTCGCGCTCCAGTTCCCGGTCCACAGAGCCCTCCCCCTCCAGAGAGGTCTCTCCCGCGGGGATGAAGATGCTTCGCTCGATGCCCATGACGGAGATCTCCATGTATACCCTGCCCAGGGACCCCCTGAAGGCTTCTACAGCAGCCTTGTGCAACCCGGAGCAGGACTTCCTGGAGGTTCACAACTGCTTCCAGACGGACCTCAAAGATGGGGGCAACAGGCGGACCACGCCTGTATGA
- the LOC121296363 gene encoding voltage-dependent calcium channel gamma-4 subunit-like isoform X1 has product MAWCDRGVQILLTTVGAFAAFSLMTIAIGTDYWLYSRAHICNATNISTDETQPKKAKGDLTHSGLWRVCCIEGINKGSCYRINHFPDDDDYDTDSSEYLLRIVRASSIFPILSTILLLLGGLCVGAGRIYSSKNNIILSAGILFVAAGLSNIIGIIVYISSNAGDPSDKKDQDKKNQYNYGWSFYFGALSFIVAKTIGVLAVNIYIEKNKEVRFQARREFIRTTCSSSSPYSRMPSYRYRRRRSRSSSRSTEPSPSREVSPAGMKMLRSMPMTEISMYTLPRDPLKASTAALCNPEQDFLEVHNCFQTDLKDGGNRRTTPV; this is encoded by the exons ATGGCGTGGTGTGATCGTGGAGTTCAGATTTTGCTTACCACCGTGGGGGCCTTCGCGGCTTTCAGCCTGATGACCATCGCCATTGGCACGGATTATTGGCTCTACTCAAGGGCGCATATCTGCAATGCTACCAACATCAGCACGGACGAAACTCAACCCAAGAAAGCCAAAGGAGATCTAACGCACTCTGGGCTGTGGAGAGTGTGCTGTATAGAAG GTATTAACAAAGGGAGCTGTTACAGAATCAACCACTTTCCAGATGACGATGACTAtgatacagacagctcagagtATCTCTTAC GTATAGTGCGAGCCTCCAGTATCTTCCCCATCCTCAGTACCATCCTGTTGCTGCTGGGGGGTCTCTGCGTGGGGGCTGGGAGAATCTACAGCAGTAAAAACAACATCATCCTCAGTGCCGGGATTCTGTTTGTAGCAGCAG GCCTCAGTAATATCATTGGAATCATCGTTTACATCTCCAGCAACGCGGGGGACCCCAGTGACAAGAAGGACCAGGACAAGAAAAACCAGTACAACTACGGCTGGTCCTTCTACTTCGGGGCTCTGTCCTTCATCGTGGCCAAAACCATCGGGGTGCTGGCCGTGAACATCTACATCGAGAAGAACAAGGAGGTCCGCTTCCAGGCGCGTCGCGAGTTCATCAGGAccacctgctcctcctcctcgCCCTACTCCCGCATGCCGAGCTACAGATACCGCCGGAGACGCTCGCGCTCCAGTTCCCGGTCCACAGAGCCCTCCCCCTCCAGAGAGGTCTCTCCCGCGGGGATGAAGATGCTTCGCTCGATGCCCATGACGGAGATCTCCATGTATACCCTGCCCAGGGACCCCCTGAAGGCTTCTACAGCAGCCTTGTGCAACCCGGAGCAGGACTTCCTGGAGGTTCACAACTGCTTCCAGACGGACCTCAAAGATGGGGGCAACAGGCGGACCACGCCTGTATGA